In one Mycobacterium heckeshornense genomic region, the following are encoded:
- a CDS encoding phosphatase PAP2 family protein produces the protein MAELAAPRGEVAAVVAVQSALVDRPGVVAVARGLSHFGEHSIGWLAVSLLGALLRPRRARTWLLAGGGAFAAHAAAVLIKRLVRRPRPNHPAVAVKVGTPSRLSFPSAHATSTTAAAILLGRATGMPLTAVLVPPMALSRILLGVHYPSDVAIGVAVGAAVAAAAVRVGGRLERGLGQ, from the coding sequence ATGGCTGAGCTCGCCGCGCCGCGCGGCGAAGTGGCGGCTGTGGTGGCGGTTCAGTCGGCGCTGGTCGACCGTCCCGGTGTCGTGGCCGTGGCCCGAGGGTTGTCGCATTTCGGTGAGCACAGCATCGGTTGGCTGGCGGTATCGCTGCTCGGCGCGCTGCTGCGGCCGCGGCGGGCCCGGACGTGGTTGCTGGCCGGCGGCGGTGCGTTCGCCGCGCACGCGGCCGCGGTGCTGATCAAGCGGCTGGTGCGGCGACCGCGTCCCAACCACCCCGCGGTTGCGGTGAAAGTCGGCACACCCAGCCGGCTGAGCTTCCCGTCGGCGCATGCCACGTCCACCACCGCGGCGGCCATCCTGCTGGGCCGAGCCACCGGGATGCCGCTGACCGCGGTGTTGGTGCCGCCGATGGCGTTGTCGCGGATACTTCTGGGAGTGCACTACCCCAGTGATGTGGCCATCGGCGTTGCCGTGGGCGCCGCTGTCGCGGCCGCCGCCGTGCGGGTAGGCGGGCGCCTCGAGCGCGGGCTGGGCCAATGA
- a CDS encoding decaprenyl-phosphate phosphoribosyltransferase produces MSEEVAPVTGPPANLIVGVVKAIRPRQWVKNVLVLAAPLAAAGRGIHYNYADVLGKVAVAFVVFCLAASAVYLINDVRDVEADREHPTKRFRPIAAGVVPEWLAYLLAAALGVASLVISWWLTPNLALVMAVYIGIQLAYCFGLKHQAVIDICIVSSAYLLRAIAGGVAADIPLSQWFLLAGAFASLFMVAGKRYAELVLAERTGANIRKSLETYTSTYLRFVWTMSATAVVVCYGLWAFERDGYAGSWFVVSMVPFTIAILRYAVDVDGGLAGEPEEIALRDRVLQLLFLAWIGTVGAAVAFS; encoded by the coding sequence ATGAGTGAGGAAGTGGCCCCGGTGACCGGGCCTCCGGCCAACCTGATTGTCGGGGTAGTCAAGGCGATCCGTCCGCGGCAATGGGTAAAAAACGTGCTGGTGTTGGCCGCGCCCCTGGCCGCGGCCGGCCGCGGAATCCACTACAACTACGCCGACGTGCTGGGCAAGGTGGCTGTCGCGTTCGTGGTGTTCTGCCTGGCGGCCTCGGCGGTGTATCTGATCAACGACGTCCGCGACGTCGAAGCCGACCGCGAGCACCCCACCAAGCGGTTCCGGCCGATCGCGGCCGGTGTGGTGCCCGAGTGGCTGGCCTATCTGCTTGCCGCGGCGCTGGGCGTGGCGTCGCTGGTGATCTCGTGGTGGCTCACGCCCAACCTGGCGCTGGTGATGGCCGTCTACATCGGCATCCAGCTGGCCTACTGTTTCGGCCTCAAACACCAGGCGGTGATCGACATTTGCATCGTGTCGTCGGCGTATTTGCTGCGGGCCATCGCCGGTGGCGTGGCGGCCGATATCCCGCTGTCCCAGTGGTTTTTGCTAGCCGGTGCGTTTGCCTCGCTGTTCATGGTCGCCGGTAAGCGCTACGCCGAGCTGGTGCTGGCCGAACGCACCGGTGCCAATATCCGCAAATCGCTGGAAACCTACACCAGCACCTATCTGCGATTCGTATGGACGATGTCGGCCACCGCGGTGGTGGTGTGCTACGGGCTGTGGGCGTTCGAGCGCGACGGCTACGCCGGATCGTGGTTTGTGGTGTCGATGGTGCCGTTTACCATCGCGATCCTGCGTTATGCGGTCGACGTCGACGGCGGGCTGGCCGGCGAACCCGAAGAGATCGCGCTTCGTGACCGGGTGTTACAGCTGCTGTTTCTTGCCTGGATAGGGACAGTCGGTGCTGCTGTTGCGTTCAGCTAG
- the zomB gene encoding flagellar motor control protein ZomB: MRSASPRVRAASRRAAAVARPLFPYDTTVRISLWVSVAVVAVLFGWGAWQRRWIADDGLIVLRTVRNLLAGNGPVFNAGERVEANTSTVWTFLLYLGGLIGGPLRLEYVALVMALALSVIGVALLMLGAGRLYAPSLRGHRAVMLPAGALVYIAVPPARDFATSGLESGLALAYLGLLWWMTVCWSQALRIRPEGRVFSAALAFVAGCSVLVRPELALIGGGVLIMMLVAARGWRRRALIVLAGGLLPVGYEVFRMGYYGLLVPGTALAKDAAGDKWSQGMIYLANFNRPYVLWVPAVLLLALGLLLAATRSRPWRIRHEAPRGYGPLARAVQSPPAAVIFFVISGLLQALYWIRQGGDFMHGRVLLIPMVCVLAPVAVVPVVFPEGTTFSRETRNVLAGAVSALWLAVAGWSLWAANSPGMGDDATRVTYSGIVDERRFYAQATGHAHPLTAADYLDYPRMRAAVVAINNTPAGALLLPSGNYNQWDIVPAAPPKPGDSSEKGPHTVFFTNIGMVGMNVGLDVRVIDQIGLANPLAAHTPRLHHSRIGHDKNLFPDWAIAEGPFVGVPPYLDPAWVEQARAALKCPATQAVLSSVRAPMGVHRFLSNMLHSYQFTKYRIDRVPLYDLIRCGLEVPETGAPAYTGLPATGP; this comes from the coding sequence TTGCGTTCAGCTAGCCCCCGGGTCAGGGCCGCGTCGCGCCGGGCCGCGGCGGTTGCCCGACCGCTGTTTCCCTACGACACCACGGTGCGAATCAGCCTGTGGGTTTCCGTCGCGGTGGTGGCGGTGCTGTTCGGCTGGGGCGCCTGGCAACGACGCTGGATCGCCGACGACGGCCTGATCGTGCTGCGCACGGTACGCAACCTGCTGGCCGGCAACGGGCCGGTGTTCAACGCCGGCGAGCGTGTCGAGGCCAACACCTCGACCGTGTGGACGTTTCTGCTCTATCTGGGCGGGCTGATCGGCGGGCCGCTTCGCCTGGAGTACGTGGCACTGGTTATGGCCTTGGCGCTCAGTGTGATTGGGGTCGCGCTGCTGATGCTTGGCGCGGGCCGGCTCTACGCGCCCAGCCTGCGCGGGCACCGCGCGGTGATGCTGCCGGCCGGCGCTCTGGTCTACATCGCCGTGCCGCCGGCGCGCGACTTCGCCACCTCCGGCCTGGAAAGCGGGTTGGCGCTGGCATACCTGGGTTTGCTGTGGTGGATGACGGTCTGCTGGTCGCAGGCATTGCGGATCCGGCCGGAGGGCCGGGTGTTTTCGGCCGCGCTGGCCTTCGTCGCCGGCTGCAGCGTGCTGGTGCGTCCCGAGCTGGCGCTGATCGGCGGCGGTGTGTTGATCATGATGCTGGTCGCGGCGCGGGGCTGGCGCCGGCGCGCGCTGATCGTGCTGGCGGGCGGGCTGCTGCCGGTCGGCTACGAGGTCTTCCGGATGGGCTACTACGGGCTGCTGGTGCCCGGCACCGCGCTGGCCAAAGACGCCGCGGGCGACAAATGGTCGCAGGGCATGATCTACCTGGCCAACTTCAACCGGCCCTACGTGCTGTGGGTGCCTGCGGTGCTGTTGCTGGCCTTGGGCCTGCTGTTGGCGGCTACCCGCAGCCGGCCCTGGCGGATTCGCCACGAGGCGCCGCGTGGTTACGGCCCGTTGGCCCGCGCGGTGCAAAGCCCCCCGGCCGCGGTGATCTTCTTCGTCATCAGCGGGCTATTGCAGGCGTTGTACTGGATACGCCAGGGCGGCGATTTCATGCACGGCCGTGTCCTGCTGATCCCGATGGTTTGCGTGCTGGCCCCGGTTGCGGTGGTCCCGGTGGTATTTCCCGAAGGCACGACATTCTCCCGGGAAACGCGCAATGTGCTTGCCGGTGCGGTGAGCGCGCTGTGGCTCGCGGTTGCGGGCTGGTCGCTGTGGGCGGCGAACTCACCGGGAATGGGTGACGACGCCACCCGGGTCACCTACTCCGGCATCGTCGACGAGCGCCGGTTCTACGCCCAGGCCACCGGGCACGCGCACCCGCTGACCGCGGCGGACTACCTCGACTACCCGCGGATGCGCGCCGCGGTGGTGGCCATCAACAACACGCCCGCCGGCGCGCTGCTGCTGCCGTCGGGCAATTACAACCAGTGGGACATCGTTCCGGCGGCCCCGCCAAAGCCAGGAGATTCCTCTGAAAAGGGACCTCACACAGTGTTTTTCACCAACATCGGCATGGTTGGTATGAACGTCGGCCTCGACGTCAGGGTGATCGACCAGATCGGCCTGGCCAATCCGCTTGCCGCGCATACGCCGCGGCTGCATCACAGCCGCATCGGACACGACAAAAACTTGTTCCCTGACTGGGCCATCGCTGAAGGCCCGTTTGTCGGTGTTCCGCCGTATCTGGACCCGGCCTGGGTCGAGCAAGCCAGAGCGGCGCTGAAATGTCCGGCCACCCAGGCGGTGCTCAGCTCGGTGCGCGCCCCGA